A genome region from Colwellia sp. Arc7-D includes the following:
- the eda gene encoding bifunctional 4-hydroxy-2-oxoglutarate aldolase/2-dehydro-3-deoxy-phosphogluconate aldolase produces MTLFSTLMGKQKLLPIIQADSVNQGLEIAKAMSAAGIGLVEVVLRTEASLDVIKAIKQELPALKVGAGTIIDADILKQAIDAGSDFIITPTITNSLLTHLAKCTVPVLPGVSNTSDILLAKEFGYSEVKLFPASLSGGAPFLKAMGSVFKDISFCPTGGINQANQHEFLALNNVFAVGGTWIANPEWVANEQWSKITDACKAALNN; encoded by the coding sequence ATGACATTATTCTCTACTTTAATGGGAAAGCAAAAGTTGCTCCCTATTATACAGGCAGACTCAGTTAATCAAGGATTAGAAATAGCGAAGGCTATGTCTGCTGCCGGTATTGGCTTAGTAGAAGTTGTATTAAGAACAGAAGCATCACTTGATGTGATTAAAGCTATTAAGCAAGAGCTTCCAGCCTTAAAAGTTGGCGCGGGTACTATTATAGATGCTGATATTTTAAAACAAGCAATTGATGCCGGTAGTGATTTTATTATTACGCCTACCATTACAAATAGCCTGTTAACACATTTAGCAAAATGTACCGTTCCCGTGCTTCCAGGTGTATCTAATACTTCTGATATTCTGTTAGCTAAAGAGTTTGGTTATAGTGAAGTGAAGTTATTTCCTGCTTCGTTGTCTGGTGGCGCTCCTTTTTTGAAGGCGATGGGATCAGTTTTTAAAGATATTTCGTTTTGTCCTACAGGCGGAATTAACCAAGCCAATCAACATGAATTTTTAGCGTTGAATAATGTTTTTGCGGTTGGTGGTACTTGGATCGCTAATCCAGAATGGGTTGCTAATGAACAATGGTCTAAAATTACTGACGCATGCAAAGCGGCGTTAAATAATTAA
- a CDS encoding sugar kinase encodes MKNIFLFGECMIELMAASKEQPANTMKQSFAGDVFNTAVYLKRTFADLKVHLVTAVGKDQFSLDMIQYFESENIGTDFVYQSETKIPGLYSIQLDDEGERSFTYWRENSAARQVMQHITNDAISRLSIGDMFFFSGISLAVLEPSARASFWSLIDKLKAAGVKIVFDPNYRPRLWSSPEEAQDQFELALQKSDLSLPGVDDFEQLFGMKTAEEVNEYCQQFGLNELVIKNGEQGILVVVNGEVTHFSITPVKNVVDTTSAGDSFNGVYLGARIEGHSVAESIASASKAAGFVIQHKGAIVDKDAYQEFMAN; translated from the coding sequence ATGAAAAACATTTTTTTATTCGGTGAATGTATGATTGAATTGATGGCCGCTTCTAAAGAGCAGCCAGCTAACACAATGAAGCAATCGTTTGCTGGAGATGTTTTTAACACTGCAGTTTATCTAAAACGTACTTTTGCTGATTTGAAAGTACATTTGGTTACCGCTGTAGGTAAAGATCAATTCAGCCTTGATATGATCCAATATTTTGAAAGTGAAAACATTGGTACCGATTTTGTGTACCAATCAGAAACTAAAATTCCCGGTTTATATTCTATTCAACTTGATGACGAAGGTGAGCGTAGCTTCACTTATTGGCGTGAAAATTCTGCTGCTCGTCAAGTTATGCAACATATAACGAATGATGCTATTAGTCGATTATCTATCGGTGATATGTTTTTCTTTTCGGGAATCTCTTTAGCAGTACTTGAGCCGTCGGCGCGAGCTTCTTTCTGGTCTTTAATTGATAAACTAAAAGCTGCAGGGGTAAAAATAGTATTTGATCCTAACTATCGTCCTCGTTTATGGAGCAGCCCTGAAGAAGCACAAGATCAATTCGAATTAGCATTACAAAAATCTGATTTGTCACTACCTGGTGTTGATGACTTTGAACAGTTGTTTGGTATGAAAACAGCTGAAGAAGTTAATGAATATTGTCAACAATTTGGTTTAAATGAATTGGTCATCAAAAACGGTGAACAGGGTATTTTAGTGGTTGTTAATGGTGAGGTTACTCACTTCTCAATTACCCCGGTTAAGAACGTTGTTGATACAACGTCAGCGGGTGATTCATTTAATGGTGTTTATCTTGGTGCGCGCATTGAAGGGCACTCGGTTGCTGAGTCAATCGCTTCAGCTTCTAAGGCCGCAGGTTTTGTTATACAGCACAAAGGTGCAATTGTAGATAAAGACGCTTATCAAGAGTTTATGGCGAATTAG
- a CDS encoding MFS transporter, producing the protein MKMKNLRWWVIALIALATVINYIDRSALSVLWPDIVEDLFPDESALERKQIYANISIVFILSYAFGQAIFGKIFDWIGTRLGFVLSIGVWSLATAAHAFAQGVLSFSIFRAILGVAEAGNWPGAAKSNADWFPTKERALAQGIFNSGAAIGGIIAIPLIAYLTVYFNWQMVFIVIGLVGLLWLIPWIILVKAPPKSHPWITDEEREYILTGQRNPDADCTLDEKEYNPSTKELLSRKESWGVIIASAAIDPIWWLFVFWIPIYLNEVYGMDVKSIGIYGWVPYVGAMFGAWFGGLLAQNRIKAGWNTDKTRKLTITLGCLIMLPALLAMANPGGPTTAVIIMAVILFGFQTAIGNVQTLPSDLFGKKAVGTLAGFSGMAAKFGALGLTALVPILTADGNYTPAFVIGASLAVIAIAAIWILIPKVEPLKAKS; encoded by the coding sequence ATGAAAATGAAAAATTTGCGCTGGTGGGTTATTGCCCTTATTGCGTTAGCTACTGTTATTAATTACATTGACCGTTCCGCTCTGAGCGTACTGTGGCCTGATATTGTTGAAGATCTTTTTCCAGATGAATCAGCTTTAGAGCGTAAGCAAATATATGCGAATATTTCTATCGTATTTATCTTGTCGTATGCTTTTGGTCAAGCCATCTTTGGTAAGATATTTGACTGGATAGGCACACGTCTAGGTTTTGTGTTGTCTATCGGTGTTTGGTCACTGGCTACAGCGGCTCATGCTTTTGCACAAGGTGTACTTAGTTTTAGTATCTTCCGCGCTATTTTAGGTGTTGCAGAGGCTGGTAACTGGCCTGGCGCAGCTAAGAGTAATGCTGACTGGTTCCCAACTAAAGAACGTGCTTTAGCGCAAGGTATTTTTAACTCAGGTGCGGCTATTGGCGGCATTATCGCTATTCCATTAATTGCATACTTAACCGTATACTTTAACTGGCAGATGGTCTTTATTGTTATCGGTTTAGTTGGTTTACTATGGCTAATTCCTTGGATCATATTGGTTAAAGCTCCGCCTAAGTCTCACCCTTGGATCACGGATGAAGAACGCGAATATATTTTAACCGGTCAACGTAATCCTGATGCTGATTGTACTTTAGACGAAAAAGAATATAACCCTTCGACTAAAGAATTACTTTCTCGTAAAGAAAGCTGGGGGGTCATTATTGCCTCTGCTGCGATTGACCCTATTTGGTGGTTATTTGTCTTTTGGATCCCTATTTATTTAAATGAAGTTTATGGGATGGATGTTAAGTCTATTGGTATTTACGGTTGGGTTCCTTATGTTGGTGCTATGTTTGGCGCTTGGTTTGGCGGCTTACTTGCTCAAAACCGTATTAAAGCAGGTTGGAACACCGATAAAACGCGTAAGCTGACTATTACCTTAGGTTGTTTGATCATGTTACCTGCATTATTAGCTATGGCTAACCCGGGTGGACCAACGACTGCTGTAATTATCATGGCCGTTATTCTATTTGGTTTCCAAACCGCTATTGGTAATGTTCAAACCCTACCAAGTGATTTATTTGGTAAAAAAGCTGTGGGTACCTTAGCTGGTTTTTCTGGTATGGCAGCGAAATTTGGCGCGCTAGGATTAACGGCATTAGTGCCTATTTTGACTGCTGACGGTAATTATACTCCGGCATTTGTTATTGGTGCGTCTTTAGCTGTAATTGCAATAGCTGCTATTTGGATATTAATTCCAAAAGTTGAGCCATTGAAAGCTAAAAGCTAG
- a CDS encoding cupin domain-containing protein, whose protein sequence is MSQSAHFTLGNEEKIEDIGGGLKRQMLGYNHELMAVKIWFEKGAIGYNHAHRHSQVTYVVEGEFHFNIDGVTTILKAGDSCFMPPHADHGATCPTGGILIDTFSPAREDFVEEGAFDHIHNKETSA, encoded by the coding sequence ATGAGTCAGAGTGCACATTTTACATTAGGTAATGAAGAAAAAATTGAAGACATAGGCGGCGGATTAAAGCGTCAAATGTTAGGTTACAACCATGAGTTGATGGCCGTTAAAATTTGGTTTGAAAAAGGTGCTATTGGATACAATCATGCACACAGACATTCACAAGTTACTTATGTGGTTGAAGGTGAGTTTCACTTTAATATTGATGGCGTAACCACAATTTTAAAAGCAGGTGATAGTTGCTTTATGCCTCCTCATGCCGACCATGGTGCTACCTGTCCTACTGGTGGTATTTTAATTGATACATTTAGCCCTGCACGTGAAGATTTTGTTGAAGAAGGTGCTTTTGACCATATTCATAATAAGGAAACTAGCGCATGA
- a CDS encoding heparinase II/III family protein, translating into MMVMTLIASTSTFARTSPNLVITPADVKDMRGAIKQDGQFTKAFAARKSSVDKQMAQVITVPLPKDGGGGYTHERHKKNYKLMYDAGVVYQLTQDEKYARYVRDMLLEYAQLYPTLPLHPQRKMGKQNPGKLFWQSLNEAVWLVYTSQAYDLILSSLSSTEKTQIENGLFRPVVKFLSVDSPETFNKVHNHGTWTTAAVGMTGYVLGEQEWVEQALYGLDKSGTGGFLRQLDELFSPQGYYNEGPYYQRYALMPFVTFAKAIHSNQPERKIFEYRDGIVLKAIDTTIQLSYNMLFFPINDAIKSKGIDTIELVNGVTIAYGLTQDSSLLDIARQQDQVILTGDGLKVANALDKNLDTPYKFKSVAFGDGNDGKQGALVVMRQNVGGEQAVLFKPAAQGLGHGHFDKLTWQFYDKGAEIVSDYGAARFLNVEAKFGGRYLPENKTWAKQTIAHNTVVVDEKTHFNASVKKGNANHPELLFFAKNDDVTISSARINSTYEGVSLKRTMALINLPMLNSKDAEQSLVVDIFDVNSNEEHQYDLPVHYKGHLISTNFELATNLTSLPVLGKDNGYQHLWLKAQAQPNAGLSQITWLNDNGRFYTSSTIMDGDASIIFTQIGANDPLFNLRNENAFINRKAKASNHTFVSVLEPHGEYNPSKEFTVSAVSKVQQLSHKKINNIDLVEIILSGNKHYLLAFNATDKIKNNQLNTFSFNGSKYQFDGRFKLFNIKE; encoded by the coding sequence ATGATGGTCATGACTTTAATCGCAAGTACCAGTACTTTTGCTAGAACTAGCCCTAACCTTGTTATTACACCTGCTGATGTAAAAGACATGCGTGGTGCGATTAAACAAGATGGTCAATTTACCAAAGCTTTTGCTGCACGTAAGTCATCTGTTGATAAACAAATGGCGCAAGTGATAACCGTACCTTTACCAAAAGATGGCGGCGGTGGTTATACGCATGAACGTCATAAGAAAAACTATAAATTAATGTATGACGCTGGTGTTGTTTATCAATTAACACAAGATGAAAAATATGCTCGCTATGTTCGTGATATGTTACTTGAGTATGCCCAGCTTTATCCTACATTGCCTTTGCATCCGCAAAGAAAAATGGGTAAACAAAACCCTGGTAAGCTATTTTGGCAAAGTTTAAATGAAGCCGTTTGGTTAGTGTATACCAGCCAAGCCTACGACTTAATTTTAAGCTCATTATCTAGCACTGAAAAAACACAGATAGAAAATGGTTTATTTCGTCCAGTAGTAAAGTTTTTATCAGTAGATTCACCTGAAACATTTAATAAAGTACATAACCATGGCACCTGGACAACAGCAGCTGTTGGTATGACAGGTTACGTTCTTGGTGAGCAAGAGTGGGTTGAACAAGCGCTTTATGGTTTAGATAAATCAGGTACAGGTGGTTTTTTAAGACAACTTGATGAACTGTTCTCACCACAAGGTTATTACAACGAGGGTCCTTATTATCAACGTTATGCGCTAATGCCATTCGTTACCTTCGCGAAAGCAATTCATTCGAACCAGCCGGAACGTAAAATTTTTGAATATCGTGATGGCATAGTATTGAAGGCGATTGATACCACAATACAGTTAAGTTACAACATGCTTTTCTTCCCTATTAACGATGCAATAAAAAGTAAAGGTATTGATACTATCGAGTTAGTTAATGGTGTCACTATTGCTTATGGATTAACTCAAGATTCATCGCTACTTGATATTGCCCGTCAACAAGACCAAGTTATTTTAACGGGTGACGGATTAAAAGTAGCGAACGCGCTAGATAAAAATCTAGACACACCTTATAAATTTAAGTCAGTGGCTTTCGGTGACGGTAATGACGGCAAACAAGGTGCACTGGTTGTTATGCGTCAAAATGTTGGTGGCGAGCAAGCGGTATTATTTAAACCTGCCGCGCAAGGTTTAGGCCATGGACATTTTGATAAGCTAACTTGGCAGTTTTACGATAAAGGTGCTGAAATAGTTTCAGACTATGGCGCTGCTCGTTTCTTAAATGTTGAGGCAAAGTTTGGTGGTCGTTATTTACCAGAAAACAAAACATGGGCAAAACAAACGATTGCACATAACACCGTTGTTGTAGATGAAAAAACTCATTTCAATGCCAGTGTGAAAAAAGGTAATGCCAATCACCCTGAGTTATTGTTCTTTGCAAAAAATGATGACGTTACTATCAGTTCAGCACGTATTAATAGCACCTATGAAGGTGTATCTCTAAAACGTACGATGGCATTAATTAATTTACCTATGCTTAACAGTAAAGATGCTGAACAGTCATTGGTGGTTGATATTTTTGATGTTAACTCTAACGAAGAACATCAGTACGATTTACCTGTTCACTACAAAGGTCACTTAATTAGCACAAACTTTGAGTTAGCGACTAACTTAACCAGTTTACCTGTACTTGGAAAAGACAATGGCTATCAACATTTATGGTTGAAAGCACAAGCTCAACCGAATGCCGGCTTATCACAAATAACATGGTTAAATGATAACGGTAGGTTCTACACAAGCTCAACGATTATGGATGGCGATGCTTCAATCATCTTTACTCAAATTGGTGCTAACGATCCGCTGTTTAATTTACGTAATGAAAATGCCTTTATTAATCGTAAAGCAAAAGCTAGCAACCATACTTTTGTTAGCGTATTAGAACCTCATGGTGAATATAACCCGTCAAAAGAATTTACCGTATCAGCAGTAAGTAAAGTACAACAGTTATCACATAAAAAAATTAATAATATAGATTTAGTGGAAATTATTCTTAGTGGCAATAAACATTATTTATTAGCGTTTAATGCAACAGATAAAATCAAAAATAATCAACTAAACACATTTTCATTTAATGGCTCTAAATATCAATTTGATGGCCGTTTTAAATTGTTCAACATTAAAGAATAG
- a CDS encoding polysaccharide lyase 6 family protein: protein MQQTKLSSYLLCCFTIALCLALSASPLVAKEWLVDSQTAYKKALKKVKAGDNIVLANGTYNNFEILFEGKGTKEQPITLKAETKGKVFLTGQSNLRLAGKHLVVSGLVFKDGFTPSSAVVAFRSNKDNLAFHSRVTEVVIDNFTNPDKRESDYWVAIYGQYNRLDHNYLSGKRNKGVTVAVRLNTKESQENHHQIDHNYFGPRPILGSNGGETLRIGTSHYSLSNSFTVVENNYFDRCDGEVEIISVKSGKNEIRNNVFFESRGTLTLRHGNGNLIEENVFIGNGVDHTGGIRVINKDQIIRNNYLEGLTGYRFGSGFTVMNGVPNSSINRYHQVENALIENNTLVNVKHIQLAAGSDAERSAVPINSTIKNNLIINEDGQQPFTLFDDVSGIKFKGNVANTSALESLASGIEKQNVELKRAENGLLYPVSSKFADKGAKKNLTPTLKSATGPSWYSKVDSLVAFESGKTIQVKAEDDALFDAVVAANDGDILILADGEYEARKMIDINKTLTIKAQHKGKAVITFQRSTLFQISDGGSLTLDGLAITGNSSPDASGNTLVRSQKWGMVENYRFVMRNSSVSALDINHSFHFFDAGNGSFADYIELTNNHFTNITGDFLRLNKEIEDLGIYNAEYVILKNNIFDNVQGTLVNLYRGGTDESTFGPHLAMFDNTIINSSNGKRNKTSSSLYLHGVQVTNVESNTFNNTADIVIEHTVGEPITAVKNNILNKTASPSVKELHAKGPHTAVLSNNKQTN, encoded by the coding sequence ATGCAACAAACAAAATTATCATCCTACTTACTGTGCTGTTTCACTATAGCATTATGCTTAGCATTATCAGCAAGCCCATTGGTTGCTAAAGAATGGTTGGTTGATAGCCAAACCGCATATAAAAAGGCGCTTAAAAAAGTTAAAGCGGGTGACAACATTGTATTAGCCAATGGTACTTATAATAATTTTGAAATTTTGTTTGAAGGTAAGGGCACAAAAGAACAGCCTATTACGTTAAAAGCTGAAACTAAAGGTAAGGTTTTTTTGACGGGCCAATCTAACTTGCGTTTAGCAGGGAAACATTTAGTTGTTTCAGGTCTTGTATTTAAAGATGGCTTTACACCAAGTAGCGCTGTTGTTGCTTTTAGAAGTAATAAAGACAATTTAGCCTTTCATTCACGTGTGACAGAAGTGGTTATTGATAACTTCACTAATCCCGATAAGCGAGAGTCTGATTACTGGGTTGCTATTTATGGCCAATATAATCGTCTAGATCACAATTACCTTTCGGGTAAACGAAATAAAGGTGTCACTGTAGCCGTTCGTCTTAATACCAAAGAGAGTCAAGAAAATCATCATCAAATAGATCACAATTATTTTGGTCCACGTCCAATCCTAGGCTCTAATGGTGGAGAAACACTGCGTATTGGCACGAGCCATTACTCTTTATCAAACTCTTTCACTGTGGTTGAAAATAATTACTTCGACCGTTGTGACGGTGAAGTTGAAATTATTTCAGTTAAGTCAGGTAAAAATGAAATTCGTAACAATGTTTTCTTTGAATCAAGAGGAACACTTACTTTGCGCCACGGTAATGGCAACTTAATCGAAGAAAATGTTTTTATTGGTAATGGTGTTGATCATACTGGTGGTATTCGTGTTATTAACAAAGACCAAATTATTCGTAACAATTACCTAGAAGGTTTAACAGGTTATCGATTTGGTAGTGGCTTCACCGTAATGAATGGTGTGCCTAACTCATCCATTAACCGTTATCATCAAGTTGAAAACGCATTAATCGAAAACAATACTTTAGTAAATGTAAAACATATTCAACTTGCCGCTGGTAGTGATGCAGAAAGAAGTGCGGTACCTATTAATTCAACGATTAAAAATAATTTAATTATTAATGAAGATGGTCAACAACCATTTACTTTATTTGATGATGTTAGTGGTATTAAGTTTAAAGGTAATGTGGCGAATACGTCTGCGTTGGAGTCGCTTGCATCAGGCATTGAAAAGCAAAATGTTGAACTTAAGAGAGCTGAAAACGGCTTACTATACCCAGTATCTTCAAAATTTGCTGATAAAGGAGCTAAAAAGAATTTAACTCCGACTTTAAAGTCAGCAACAGGTCCAAGCTGGTATTCAAAAGTTGATAGCTTAGTGGCTTTTGAATCAGGTAAAACTATCCAAGTTAAAGCCGAAGATGATGCTTTATTCGATGCGGTAGTTGCAGCAAATGACGGCGATATCCTTATATTGGCTGATGGCGAATATGAAGCCAGAAAAATGATCGATATTAATAAAACGCTAACGATTAAAGCGCAACATAAAGGTAAAGCGGTTATAACTTTTCAACGCTCTACTTTATTTCAAATTTCTGATGGCGGTAGCTTAACGCTCGATGGTTTAGCTATAACAGGTAACAGCAGTCCTGATGCATCAGGTAACACATTAGTACGCTCTCAAAAATGGGGCATGGTTGAGAATTATCGTTTTGTTATGCGTAATAGCTCGGTAAGTGCACTTGATATTAATCATTCTTTTCATTTCTTTGATGCTGGTAATGGTTCGTTTGCCGACTATATTGAATTAACCAATAATCATTTTACAAATATTACCGGTGATTTCCTGCGCTTAAATAAAGAGATTGAAGATTTAGGCATTTATAACGCTGAATATGTCATTCTTAAAAATAATATTTTTGATAATGTGCAAGGGACCTTAGTTAACTTATATCGTGGTGGTACTGATGAAAGTACGTTTGGGCCACATTTAGCTATGTTTGATAATACGATTATAAATAGTAGTAACGGCAAACGTAACAAAACATCGTCAAGCTTATATTTACATGGTGTGCAAGTTACTAATGTTGAAAGTAATACCTTTAACAACACAGCTGATATTGTCATTGAACATACAGTGGGTGAACCCATCACTGCAGTTAAAAATAATATTTTAAATAAAACAGCATCACCGAGCGTAAAAGAGTTGCATGCCAAAGGCCCGCACACTGCTGTGCTATCAAACAATAAACAAACGAATTAA
- a CDS encoding FadR/GntR family transcriptional regulator, whose product MGSNRRLFWGIVDKIEALIDSGIYSPGSRLPPERELAETFKVSRPTIREAIIALEVREKIEVKTGSGVYVLKPVNQLNGSHKQVNAFEVTQARALIEGEVAAIAATTITEDELNRLHQTLVDMEKGQFIAAADKEFHQIIANATRNSAMILSVQNLWKLRSSTPEIIKDYDSVCSKDNSKTLAEHTAIYQALKSGDSTQARFAMHGHFNRLINALFDAVELRALEEIKQKNSEKRGLYSIPTSTEI is encoded by the coding sequence ATGGGCAGCAACCGCAGGCTGTTTTGGGGTATTGTAGACAAAATAGAAGCTTTAATAGATTCTGGTATATACTCCCCTGGAAGTCGCTTACCACCAGAAAGAGAATTAGCAGAAACCTTTAAAGTGAGTAGACCTACTATTCGTGAAGCTATAATTGCGTTAGAAGTTCGTGAAAAAATTGAAGTAAAAACTGGCTCAGGCGTTTACGTTTTAAAGCCGGTTAACCAATTAAATGGCTCACACAAGCAAGTAAATGCATTTGAAGTTACTCAAGCAAGAGCATTAATTGAAGGTGAAGTAGCTGCAATTGCTGCGACTACCATTACTGAAGACGAACTTAATCGCTTACACCAAACCTTAGTTGATATGGAAAAAGGCCAATTTATTGCAGCGGCTGATAAAGAATTCCATCAAATTATTGCTAACGCTACTCGCAATAGCGCAATGATTTTATCAGTACAAAACCTCTGGAAGTTACGTTCTTCAACACCTGAAATTATTAAAGACTATGACAGTGTTTGTAGTAAAGATAATTCAAAAACTTTAGCTGAACATACAGCAATCTATCAAGCGCTGAAATCAGGTGACTCGACGCAGGCAAGGTTTGCTATGCATGGCCATTTTAATCGTTTAATTAATGCCTTATTTGACGCCGTAGAGTTAAGAGCCCTAGAAGAAATAAAACAAAAAAACAGCGAAAAACGTGGGCTTTATTCGATTCCTACCTCTACCGAAATTTAA
- a CDS encoding NAD(P)-dependent oxidoreductase — protein MTKPTIGFIGLGLMGGNMVENLQTRGFQVNVMDLNKDAVAKVIARGNATEVKSGKELAEKSDIVMLALTTSKVVELVVYAEDGILAGMSEGKTLVDFGTSIPDSTRKIGADLAKKGAGMIDAPLGRTPAHAKDGLLNIMAAGDIETFNKVKPVLEQQGENVFYLGALGAGHTTKLINNFIGMTTVTAMSQAFAVAKAAGVDGQQLFDIMSAGPSNSPFMQFTKFYAVDGEEKLGFSVANANKDLGYFNQMVSDLGGESLIAQGTSANLQAAVDAGLGQSDVPVIFDYFNTKLAK, from the coding sequence ATGACAAAACCTACTATAGGTTTCATCGGCCTTGGTCTTATGGGCGGCAACATGGTTGAAAACCTACAAACTCGTGGTTTTCAAGTAAACGTAATGGATCTTAATAAAGATGCTGTTGCAAAAGTTATAGCTCGTGGTAATGCTACTGAAGTTAAATCAGGTAAAGAATTAGCAGAGAAAAGTGACATCGTTATGCTTGCGCTAACTACTTCTAAAGTAGTTGAGTTAGTTGTATATGCTGAAGATGGTATTTTAGCGGGTATGAGTGAAGGCAAAACACTCGTTGATTTTGGTACTTCTATTCCAGATTCAACTCGTAAAATTGGTGCTGATCTTGCGAAAAAAGGTGCTGGCATGATTGATGCCCCACTGGGTCGTACTCCTGCTCATGCTAAAGATGGTTTACTTAACATTATGGCCGCTGGTGATATAGAAACTTTTAATAAAGTTAAACCAGTTTTAGAGCAACAAGGCGAAAACGTATTTTACCTAGGCGCTTTAGGTGCAGGTCATACAACTAAGCTAATTAACAACTTCATTGGTATGACGACTGTTACTGCTATGTCACAAGCTTTCGCAGTAGCTAAAGCTGCAGGTGTTGATGGACAGCAGTTATTTGACATTATGTCTGCAGGACCATCTAACTCACCATTTATGCAGTTTACAAAGTTTTATGCTGTAGACGGTGAAGAAAAATTAGGTTTCTCTGTTGCGAATGCAAACAAAGATCTTGGTTATTTCAATCAAATGGTTTCAGATTTAGGTGGCGAGTCATTAATCGCTCAAGGTACTTCTGCTAACCTTCAAGCTGCTGTTGATGCTGGTCTTGGCCAAAGCGATGTGCCAGTTATATTTGATTACTTTAATACTAAACTAGCTAAGTAA
- the recA gene encoding recombinase RecA produces MNDNKEKALSAALSQIERQFGKGSIMKLGDNRSMDVETISTGSLGLDIALGAGGLPLGRVVEIYGPESSGKTTLTLEVIAEAQRNGKICAFVDAEHALDPIYAEKLGVNINELLVSQPDTGEQALEICDMLTRSGAIDIIVVDSVAALTPKAEIEGDMGDSHMGLQARMLSQAMRKLTGNLKQSNTMIIFINQIRMKIGVMFGSPETTTGGNALKFYASVRLDIRRIGAVKNGDEIVGNETRVKVVKNKIAPPFKQVEFQILYGEGINSLGELVDLGVKNEMVEKAGAWYSYKGDKIGQGKANAAKYLKENPKVAKEIDTRLRELLLPKTKPAEAEEKVAAVAK; encoded by the coding sequence ATGAACGATAACAAAGAAAAAGCATTATCAGCTGCCTTAAGCCAAATAGAACGCCAATTTGGTAAAGGTTCAATTATGAAGTTAGGTGATAATCGCAGCATGGACGTTGAAACAATTTCAACGGGTTCATTAGGATTAGATATCGCACTAGGTGCTGGCGGTTTGCCGCTTGGACGTGTTGTAGAAATTTACGGTCCAGAATCAAGTGGTAAAACAACATTAACACTTGAAGTTATTGCTGAGGCACAACGTAATGGTAAAATTTGTGCTTTTGTTGATGCTGAGCATGCACTTGACCCTATCTATGCTGAAAAGCTTGGTGTTAATATTAATGAGTTATTAGTTTCTCAACCGGATACCGGTGAGCAAGCACTTGAAATATGTGACATGTTAACGCGATCTGGTGCGATTGACATTATCGTAGTTGACTCGGTTGCTGCGTTAACACCAAAAGCCGAAATTGAAGGCGATATGGGTGATTCACATATGGGTCTACAAGCACGTATGCTTTCACAAGCTATGCGTAAGCTTACTGGTAACTTGAAACAGTCAAATACCATGATTATTTTCATTAACCAAATTCGTATGAAAATTGGTGTTATGTTTGGTAGCCCAGAAACCACAACAGGTGGTAATGCATTAAAATTCTATGCCTCAGTTCGTTTAGACATACGCCGCATTGGCGCTGTTAAAAATGGTGATGAAATTGTTGGTAACGAAACGCGTGTTAAAGTGGTTAAAAACAAAATTGCTCCACCATTTAAACAAGTTGAATTTCAAATTTTATATGGCGAAGGTATTAACAGTTTAGGCGAGCTAGTGGACTTAGGCGTTAAAAATGAAATGGTTGAGAAAGCGGGTGCTTGGTATAGTTATAAAGGTGATAAAATTGGTCAAGGTAAAGCAAACGCAGCTAAATACCTAAAAGAGAACCCTAAAGTAGCAAAAGAAATTGATACACGTTTACGTGAGTTGCTGTTGCCGAAAACAAAACCTGCTGAAGCTGAAGAAAAGGTTGCAGCTGTAGCAAAATAA